The genomic interval AGTTTATGGAAGCGTATCGGTCGAGTTTTCTATTAAGGGCATGGCAAGAGTATTAGGAGTCTCGAGATCGGGTTTCTATGAATTCATGAAACGAAGCAAGAATGCGTTAGAAAAGTATGATCCAGAGTTTGTAAAATTCATCTATGAGACCTGGCTAAGGCATGATAAGAATTATGGTTTCCTAAGGCTTTTTAAAGAGGTAAAGAAGGTTTATTCTTCATATGGGGCTCGGTCGGTTCGTAAAGTAATGAAACTTTGCGAAATAAGGGGAAAACAAGAGAAAAGCTTTAGGGCATTTACTACGGATTCCAAGCACTCTGGTCGAATAGCCCCTGATTTAGTAGGTCGAAAATTTAAACGTTTAAGAAAGAATGAAGTATGGGTTTCTGACGTTACTTATCTTCGGTCCTCTTTCGGTTGGATCTATCTTTGCGTGATTTTGGATTTATACTCTCGGAAGGTTGTAGGTTGGTCAATAGGGACAAAAAATGATTCTCAATTAATATGCAAGGCTCTTTCCAGAGGATATGCAATTCGAAATCCTCCCAAAGGATTAATCTTTCATTCAGATCGAGGATCTAATTACTGTTCGAAGGAAACGCGACAACTTCTAATAGAAAATAAAATCAGAAGGAGTAACAGTAGAAAGGGGAATTGTTGGGATAACGCAGTATCCGAATCCTTTTTTAGTTCCTTAAAAAGAGAGATAAGATATAATTACTTTTATAAATTAGAAGATGCTGAAACAACACTTTTCGATTATATAGAAGTTTATTATAATAGACAGAGGTCACATTCCTTCTTAGGTTATGTGAGTCCTGTTGAGTTTGAAGAAAATGTAGCTTAGAAAGTGTCCACTAAAACGTGACTAGGCTAAGCGGACCGAGATGGTATCTTGAAGTAATGTTTCTTACGTATACAGGAATTTCCTCCTAATTGCTCGGAGGAGTTCCCGAATTTTATCGGTTCACAATTTTGAGCCGGTAAAATATAGCTAGTCCAGCTATCGAGTCTTTGAAAGGAAAAGTACCGAGACTAGAATGAGAAAGTCGGTAAAGAGAAAGATCCCTCTTCTACCGGTCAGTCGCGGAATCGGTTATGAATTAATGGATATTTAATAAATTGCGCATAAAGGAAATTAAATGCATAGATTAGTTAGATTCTCGTTTTTATTACTATTCGGGTTTTTTGCTTTATCCTCGTGCTCCGGCCCACAGATAAAAGATCGAAAAGTTGCTTTGACAACTCCCGGATATAAGGTTTATTTATTGGATACAAGAAGGGCTGAAAAGTTTTCAATTTACCGACCGAAGAGAGCGGAAGATAGTTTTTTCGTAATAAAACTCGCGTTCGAAAATGCTACGGACAAACCGATCACTGTCGCATGGACCTTAGTTTATCTTACGGATGCAAAAGATAAGGTTATCGCGTTACCACAAGTTTTGGAAGAGGCGACTTCTTTTTGGGAAAGCCTTAAAAGTACTGTTCGTATGTCATGGGGGATTGATGAAGCTCAGTTAGCTCCCGTAGATCCGGGTAAAGTAATCGCGAAGGAATATGGCTTTGTGCTGAATCGATCCGTATTTCCTTCCAACATCGTTTTAATAAAAAATCCCGAAGAAGCGGATAAAAGTAAAAAGAAAGACGTTAAGAATCTTGAATTAGGTAAAATAAAATTATAATATTTAGCCAGCTTTCCCGAATAAGACAGATTAAAATGACGATAGAAAATGTTTCACAATCATCTTTTTGCATATAAAAGGCGGGTGGCTTCTTTTGAAGTTCCCTAATTAGCCTATATAACTCTGAAGATTCTATTTCTTCTTTTATCGTAAAAGAATCCGTTAATATGCATTTTATCGTTTGTTCTTTAAACTCCAGAGAGCATTCCTTCTTTTGTTCATCGCTTACATTTACCTGTTTTTGAATCCAAAAGGCGTTCGGTTTTATGCGACTAGGCGAAATTATCCTCATTCTAAAAACAGTGGTGTCTCAATTTAATCAAGAATGATGCTTTTAAATTGGATGATCCCGATACGCGTAAACAAACTCAAGCAAGATTGAAAAGATATCGAAGATGGTGAATTTAAACTTGAAATAAATCACGGCATTCATCTTAAATTAAACGAAATGGGAATCACGAAGACCGAGTTGTTCAATAAAAGGCAGAATAAAATGGCGTCTTATGCAAAGGCACTGGGGCACCCGGCTCGCATAGCTATTCTAGAGTCCATTTTAAAAAAAAAGGCCTGCGTCTGCGGTGATTTAGTGGATGAACTTGGACTCGCTCAGGCTACGATTTCCCAGCATTTAAAGGCTTTAAAAGAAGTCGGAATTCTCCAGGGAACCATTGAAGGACCCTCTATTTGTTATTGTATCGATAAAAAAGCCTGGGAAGAAATCGGCAGTCATTTCAATACGCTACTTTCTCAAATTCCGGAAAATGAAAATTCTTGCTAATAAATTGATTTGACTTTTATCGTAATATTGCGATAAAGCGATTGATGGCTTCTGAAAAACGATTATCATTTATTGATCGATTCTTGACCCTTTGGATTTTCATTGCTATGGCGATAGGAATGTCCTTGGCTACATGGTTTCCTAACTCCGTAGAATGGATTCGAAAATCTGAATTCGGTGGAACAAACTTGCCAATCGCTATCGGGCTTATCTTCATGATGGTTCCTCCTTTAGCAAAGGTGAATTTTCTGAGAATTCCAAAAGCATTCGGACGAGTGGATTTAATTTTGTATTCACTCCTTTTGAATTGGATTGTCGGACCGCTATTGATGTTCGGTCTGGCATTTCTTTTCTTTCCGGAGAATCCTGAATATAGAGTCGGGTTAATTCTTATTGGCATTGCCCGTTGCATTGCGATGGTTTTGGTTTGGAATGATCTTGCAGACGGTGATAGAGAGGTTGCTGCGGGGCTTGTTGCCTTAAATAGCATCTTTCAGCTTCTTCTTTATGGCAGCCTGGCTTATTTCTTCATAGGCATACTGCCGGGAACATTAGGGCTTACGAATTCATTCATAAAAGTCGACTATTGGGATATTGCATCTAGCGTTCTGATCTACTTAGGCATTCCATTTTTATTAGGATGGGGAATTCGGACAGTTAGTATTCGTTTTAAAGGTGAAGATTGGACGACTAAAGAATTGCTTCCTGCAATTTCTCCTATAACCCTTGTCTTTTTGCTACTAACAATAATATTCATTTTTAGCCTTAAAGGGGGTTCTCTTCTCAATATACCGTTCGATGTTGTTAAAATTTCCGTTCCTCTTCTAATCTATTTTATTTTCATGTTTTTCCTCAGTTTCGGTTTAGGCGTCCTAATCAAAGCAGATTATCCAAGAAACGTCGCAGTTTCTTTTACAGCTGCGGGAAATAATTTTGAACTAGCGATAGCGGTTGCAATTGGAACCTTTGGACTTGCTTCCGGACAAGCTTTCGTAGGAATCGTCGGTCCTTTAGTCGAGATTCCGGTACTTGTTTTCCTCGTTGAGATCGCGAAGAAGCTTCGAGATAAGTTTTATCTTAGGAAAAAAAAATATGAGCGGTCTATTCGAATCTATAGAGAGTTTTTTAGCTAAACGAGAGGCAGAGCAGTCCCTAATTCCAAAAGAAAGAAAGGAAATATTACTTCAATTTTCAAAATCGATAAGAGAAATAAAGAACGAGCAAGATTATTCGGAGACGATCTTTGTTTGTTCTCACAATTCGCGCCGTAGCTAAATTGCCCAAATGTTCGCTTTAGCCTGTGCTGAATATCTTGGGATTTCGGGTATAGGATCCTATTCGGGAGGTACGGAAGTTACCGCTTTCCATCCAAACACGATCGAAGTTGTTTTCCGCGAGAGTTTTTATCTCTTCCTCTTTCTCTTCCCGGTCTTTCGTTTCTCATTAGTTTTTTCGTCTTTGCCGCCTTGCAATCAGTTGAGTCTTGATTTGGCTTCTTCGATTGCAGGTTGTAAGTTTTGCGGAGCGATCACAATGAAACGAGAATAGTTTTCGGCTGCCTCTTTATCCTGACCCGATTTTTCGTGGGCGAGTGCAAGATTGTAAACGATTTCAGGAGAGTCGGGTGCAATTTGGAGAGCTGCCTTATAGCTGTTGATTGCATCCTCATGATTTCCAAGGCTTTCTAGAATGACTCCTTGGTTATAATAAGCTTGGAGGTATTTAGGATCGAGCTGAATCGTTTCTTTGAACTTCTGCAAAGCCTCTTCATTTCGATTTAAAGCCATGTATGCGATTCCAGCGTTCGCTTTGTATTCCGGTGTCTCTGGATTTAATTCCTCGGCTTTCAAGAATTTCGACAAAGCTTTCTCCGGATTTGATGAGAGTAACTCCTTACCTTGCACGTTTAATTCCAATCCTTGTTTGGAAGCGGATTCTTTGGATTTGCATCCGCTTAAAATTAAAATCACAATAAAGATAGGGCAGATTCTTTTTACAAACTTCAAGATTACGTCCTAATAGAAGAATGTATAAATTAGAAAGACAAAAATTGCGGGTGAAAGGGATAAGATGACCGCTCGTCCCATCGGTTGGTCGAATTGCTTTCTAAATCCTAAAATGGAATATGAGAAACTTCCAGCATAGATCAAGAACGTGAGTAGAGCCCAAAAGAGAGTGAGCAATTTAGGAACGAGTCCAGCCGCTCCGAAAGGTATTTTTAAAAGCTAAAGATTTCTTGGACGACAATTCCCGTTAATGGAATGAAAAGACTGTTCAAGGATAGTAACGTAAGAGTGGGTTTAGAAGCTTCTTTTTCCTTTCCATTTAATATTATAAATGCGAGATACCAAAGAGAAGCGACGAGTATCGGAAGGAATCCCCAAAGGAAAATGAATCCGAATATGTTTTGGGGGAAATGGGAGAAGAAATAAAGCAGCCCGCCGATTTCCTTTTGAGCGTAGAGGTTTTCGATGAGCGCGTTTTTGTCTGAACCATTTGCATAAATTCCAATTAGAATTAAGACAATGTTTATAAAACTTGCTAAGCCGAATCCGAAAGCATACCTTTTTAAGCCCTCAAGTAATTGGAAGTCTGTCCAACTTTCGATATCCTTTTTTTCTTGAATGAAATCTCTTATTTCGG from Leptospira fainei serovar Hurstbridge str. BUT 6 carries:
- a CDS encoding ArsR/SmtB family transcription factor, whose product is MASYAKALGHPARIAILESILKKKACVCGDLVDELGLAQATISQHLKALKEVGILQGTIEGPSICYCIDKKAWEEIGSHFNTLLSQIPENENSC
- the arsB gene encoding ACR3 family arsenite efflux transporter; translation: MASEKRLSFIDRFLTLWIFIAMAIGMSLATWFPNSVEWIRKSEFGGTNLPIAIGLIFMMVPPLAKVNFLRIPKAFGRVDLILYSLLLNWIVGPLLMFGLAFLFFPENPEYRVGLILIGIARCIAMVLVWNDLADGDREVAAGLVALNSIFQLLLYGSLAYFFIGILPGTLGLTNSFIKVDYWDIASSVLIYLGIPFLLGWGIRTVSIRFKGEDWTTKELLPAISPITLVFLLLTIIFIFSLKGGSLLNIPFDVVKISVPLLIYFIFMFFLSFGLGVLIKADYPRNVAVSFTAAGNNFELAIAVAIGTFGLASGQAFVGIVGPLVEIPVLVFLVEIAKKLRDKFYLRKKKYERSIRIYREFFS
- a CDS encoding tetratricopeptide repeat protein — protein: MILILSGCKSKESASKQGLELNVQGKELLSSNPEKALSKFLKAEELNPETPEYKANAGIAYMALNRNEEALQKFKETIQLDPKYLQAYYNQGVILESLGNHEDAINSYKAALQIAPDSPEIVYNLALAHEKSGQDKEAAENYSRFIVIAPQNLQPAIEEAKSRLN